One window from the genome of Pseudoalteromonas sp. '520P1 No. 423' encodes:
- a CDS encoding sodium-dependent transporter: MSANRGEFTSRFGFIMAAAGSAVGLGNIWGFPTQTASNGGAAFVLAYLVLAFCLAYPAFMAELVIGRYGRANAVESLRKMSNKKWQHQFSFVIGFGGILCAALILSFYGIIAGWMMSYTIEPITTLAGLSEASTWLTSQSKVPSLIFTAIFMSLTVYIIRSGVQNGIEKWSKRLMPMLILLLICLIIYVMTLEGANEGLNAYLNPDFSKIFEPQLLISALGQAFFSLSLGTSVMIIYGSYISKKENLVTLGAQVTLIDVSIAFLAGLLVIPAMYVAQAQGLQIFSADGSLISGPDLVFTVLPSLFDGMGFMGSFVALAFFALMSIAALTSSISMLEAPVSYVVERFKLPRNKATLITSLIILTISIVIIFNMQTLFGFVVTLATEYGQPIIGMFCCIFIGWIWHRSKIIEELKNGYEDLEQGLFWKIWPWYVKFVCPLCISLVFLNSVL, from the coding sequence ATGAGTGCTAATCGTGGGGAGTTTACCTCCCGTTTCGGATTTATTATGGCGGCAGCAGGTTCAGCTGTTGGTCTTGGCAATATTTGGGGTTTCCCTACACAAACAGCTTCCAATGGTGGTGCTGCATTTGTATTAGCTTATTTAGTTTTAGCTTTCTGTTTGGCATATCCCGCTTTTATGGCTGAGCTTGTTATTGGTCGATATGGTAGGGCTAATGCTGTTGAGTCACTAAGAAAAATGTCGAACAAAAAATGGCAACATCAATTTTCATTTGTAATTGGCTTTGGCGGTATTTTATGTGCGGCACTGATTTTAAGTTTTTACGGTATTATAGCCGGTTGGATGATGTCTTATACTATAGAACCAATAACAACTTTGGCAGGACTTAGCGAAGCAAGCACGTGGCTTACAAGTCAAAGTAAAGTACCAAGTTTAATATTCACAGCTATATTTATGAGTTTAACGGTTTATATCATACGTAGTGGTGTACAAAACGGTATTGAAAAGTGGTCTAAGCGTTTAATGCCGATGCTGATCTTACTGCTTATCTGTTTAATTATTTATGTAATGACATTAGAAGGTGCAAATGAAGGCCTTAATGCATACTTAAACCCTGATTTTAGTAAAATATTTGAACCACAACTGTTGATCAGCGCATTAGGACAAGCATTTTTTTCTTTATCGCTTGGTACCAGTGTGATGATTATATACGGTTCATATATTAGTAAAAAAGAAAACTTAGTAACTTTAGGCGCACAAGTAACGCTTATTGATGTTTCAATTGCGTTTTTAGCCGGTTTATTAGTGATCCCAGCTATGTATGTGGCACAAGCACAAGGACTGCAAATATTTTCTGCAGACGGCAGTTTAATATCAGGCCCTGATCTGGTGTTTACTGTTCTACCTAGTTTATTTGATGGCATGGGTTTTATGGGCTCATTTGTGGCTTTAGCTTTTTTTGCGTTAATGAGCATCGCCGCTTTAACCTCTTCTATCTCAATGTTAGAAGCGCCCGTTTCTTATGTAGTAGAGAGATTTAAATTACCAAGAAATAAAGCAACTTTAATCACTAGCTTAATCATATTAACAATAAGCATAGTGATCATATTTAACATGCAAACATTATTTGGCTTTGTAGTTACCTTAGCAACTGAATACGGACAGCCAATTATAGGTATGTTCTGTTGTATATTTATTGGTTGGATTTGGCACAGAAGTAAAATTATTGAAGAGCTAAAAAATGGTTATGAAGATTTAGAACAAGGTCTGTTTTGGAAGATATGGCCTTGGTATGTTAAATTTGTTTGCCCATTATGTATCTCATTAGTTTTTCTAAACTCAGTACTTTAA
- a CDS encoding ATP-binding protein: MKKLYISLLLSAFFSLFVLGWLIDTFSQSNTSTEDDFAWQKNMMQGFSAQIADTLEPHRIKKSAQLSSHFKQELAYRKNIELALPETLISELYLPGGLVLEDDLGFYLLKSSPKFIDSHLELRLTKQISTSTKLDLFLTLSFYAGVCLLMWIWLSPLTKRLSILNEASQKFASGDLSARIRISKFTYIYDVEAAFNRMAAQIQKLIEENKLLASSMSHDIRTPVACLRFGLDAALDTQDNAKKDHYLERMETDLDQMECMLNSYLEFATLEKNSYQISVSPVELKPYLDNLVQQIKPKLDNKGLIASVECGDIELNADLHWLARAIINLLSNACDFAASNIVINVTTDNTSLILTVEDDGPGIAPENWHSVFTPFFKEQSHRNRSTKSYGLGLAIAAKVADWHFGSIKVDQSLSLLGARFTITIPLKPPINMHNVK, encoded by the coding sequence ATGAAAAAGCTCTATATATCACTTTTACTCAGTGCATTTTTTTCATTATTTGTTTTAGGTTGGTTGATTGATACTTTCAGCCAATCAAATACAAGTACTGAAGATGATTTTGCTTGGCAAAAAAATATGATGCAAGGTTTTAGCGCTCAAATAGCTGATACATTAGAGCCACATAGAATAAAAAAATCTGCACAACTAAGTAGCCATTTTAAACAAGAACTTGCATACCGTAAGAATATAGAATTAGCTTTACCTGAAACGCTGATCTCTGAACTTTATCTACCAGGAGGTTTAGTATTAGAAGATGATTTAGGTTTTTATTTGCTTAAATCTTCTCCTAAATTTATAGACTCCCATTTAGAGCTTCGATTAACTAAACAAATCAGTACTTCCACAAAGCTAGACTTATTTTTAACCCTCAGTTTTTATGCTGGGGTGTGTTTATTAATGTGGATATGGCTTTCTCCACTGACAAAACGATTAAGCATACTCAATGAGGCTTCTCAGAAATTTGCCAGTGGCGATTTATCTGCCCGAATAAGAATTAGTAAATTTACTTATATATATGATGTTGAAGCGGCATTTAACCGAATGGCTGCGCAAATTCAAAAACTCATAGAAGAAAATAAATTACTCGCATCAAGTATGTCGCATGACATTCGCACACCCGTTGCCTGCCTTAGATTTGGACTAGACGCCGCGCTAGATACACAAGATAATGCTAAAAAAGATCACTATCTGGAAAGAATGGAAACCGACTTAGATCAAATGGAGTGCATGTTAAATAGCTACCTAGAGTTCGCAACATTAGAAAAAAACTCATATCAAATTTCCGTCAGTCCCGTTGAATTAAAGCCTTACTTAGATAATTTAGTGCAGCAAATAAAACCGAAACTCGATAATAAAGGCTTAATTGCAAGTGTTGAATGTGGTGATATTGAACTCAATGCAGATTTACATTGGCTCGCCCGCGCAATTATCAACTTATTAAGTAACGCCTGTGATTTTGCAGCAAGTAATATAGTGATTAATGTAACGACTGACAATACAAGCTTAATACTCACAGTAGAAGATGATGGTCCAGGGATCGCACCTGAAAATTGGCATAGTGTATTTACACCATTTTTTAAAGAGCAAAGTCACAGAAATCGTAGTACAAAAAGTTACGGCTTAGGACTCGCTATTGCAGCAAAAGTCGCAGATTGGCATTTTGGCTCCATAAAAGTAGATCAATCACTCTCTTTATTAGGCGCGAGATTTACAATTACGATCCCATTAAAACCACCAATCAACATGCATAACGTCAAATAA
- a CDS encoding response regulator, with translation MTNLSTSGYGKILLVEDDLSLADWVNNYLVEQGFEVIMCHRGDHVVKLVKQHDPSLILLDIMLPGMDGISVCRELRNFYQKPILLLTAKGEEVDEVIGLEVGASDYIIKPVRPRALLARIKSALRNESTQTQEPEKVVEINVGCLYIDLKARNVMLDGKKVIISNAEFSLLSFLASHAGEVVDRDSVFKATKGREYDGLDRSVDVLISALRKKFGDDPQNPQKIKTIWGQGYLLVDDAW, from the coding sequence ATGACTAATTTATCGACAAGTGGATACGGAAAAATATTATTAGTTGAAGATGATCTCTCATTAGCTGATTGGGTAAATAATTATCTTGTAGAGCAAGGTTTTGAAGTGATTATGTGCCATAGAGGAGATCATGTTGTTAAACTTGTTAAGCAACACGACCCTTCTTTAATTCTATTAGATATTATGTTGCCTGGCATGGATGGTATTAGTGTTTGCAGAGAACTTAGAAACTTTTATCAAAAACCTATTTTGCTATTAACTGCAAAAGGTGAAGAAGTAGATGAAGTCATAGGATTAGAAGTTGGTGCATCTGATTATATAATCAAACCTGTGCGCCCAAGAGCACTATTAGCTAGAATCAAATCGGCATTACGCAATGAGTCGACACAAACACAAGAGCCAGAAAAAGTAGTCGAAATAAATGTAGGCTGTTTATATATAGATTTAAAAGCCCGCAATGTGATGCTTGATGGTAAAAAGGTAATTATTTCAAACGCTGAATTTTCACTACTCAGCTTTTTAGCCTCACATGCAGGTGAAGTTGTTGATAGAGACTCTGTTTTTAAAGCAACTAAAGGCCGCGAATATGATGGTTTAGATCGCAGCGTGGATGTCTTAATATCAGCTCTTAGAAAGAAATTCGGTGATGATCCTCAAAATCCACAAAAAATAAAAACAATTTGGGGACAAGGTTATTTATTAGTAGATGACGCTTGGTAA
- a CDS encoding DUF3019 domain-containing protein, whose protein sequence is MYSRSVAYLYLFAVLLSFDTFAEVTVDSAEHFVVTPNKCIALREGRPCYAVVSVNWKKTNIGNYCLRNSENKQILQCWTSQNTGVYQYEFNSEKNHKFELVNTKTGHTSGQAGIKVHWVYTNKQKKRRWRIF, encoded by the coding sequence ATGTATTCTAGGAGTGTAGCTTACCTCTATTTATTTGCGGTATTACTATCATTTGACACATTTGCTGAGGTAACTGTAGATTCAGCAGAACACTTTGTTGTGACACCAAATAAGTGCATTGCTTTACGAGAAGGCAGACCTTGTTATGCCGTTGTTTCAGTCAATTGGAAAAAAACAAATATTGGTAATTACTGTCTAAGAAATAGTGAAAACAAACAAATATTACAATGTTGGACCTCCCAAAACACAGGTGTTTATCAATATGAATTTAACTCAGAAAAAAACCATAAATTTGAGTTGGTTAATACCAAAACAGGGCATACATCAGGGCAAGCTGGCATAAAAGTCCATTGGGTATATACCAATAAACAGAAGAAAAGACGTTGGAGAATATTCTGA
- a CDS encoding MipA/OmpV family protein produces the protein MLKGLSIKTLLQLLCLTILLSPLVSQASNRLYADNDLEPTQGFAWDWSFGAGVYIQDSYLLGTDDTNQGLDLNLNIALSYNNFYLDIDNSQLSGTLILGYSVIDKYDWGLDIIGSNFQSGFDERGIYTNGLINELEGITPREYDFDTGIRLSRSFKDTQLSFELLNDISGAHGGWLLNTYLSHIRVWRNWEFRSVAGINFYSEKFTQYYYGITVEETTSERPLYKPSNGYSVLIEFHAEYPITENWVFMGGVLSTKFSSSIDESPIISQSYQHKAKVGVRYVF, from the coding sequence ATGTTAAAGGGTCTTTCAATCAAAACTTTATTACAGCTGCTCTGTTTAACAATTTTGTTGAGCCCTTTAGTATCTCAGGCAAGTAATCGACTTTATGCCGATAACGATTTAGAGCCAACTCAGGGCTTTGCTTGGGATTGGAGCTTTGGCGCGGGTGTATACATCCAAGATTCTTATCTGCTTGGCACAGATGATACCAATCAAGGGTTAGATCTCAATTTAAACATCGCCTTATCATATAATAACTTTTATTTAGATATAGATAATAGCCAGCTCAGCGGTACCTTAATTCTAGGTTATAGCGTGATAGACAAATATGATTGGGGTTTAGATATTATCGGCAGTAATTTTCAATCTGGCTTTGATGAACGCGGCATTTATACCAATGGCTTGATCAATGAGCTTGAAGGTATCACTCCTAGAGAATACGATTTTGATACAGGCATACGTTTATCTCGTAGCTTCAAAGATACTCAGCTTTCTTTTGAGTTATTAAATGATATTTCCGGCGCCCATGGTGGCTGGCTATTAAATACCTATCTAAGCCATATTCGTGTATGGAGAAACTGGGAGTTTCGTTCAGTTGCAGGCATAAATTTTTACTCTGAAAAATTCACTCAATATTATTACGGCATTACAGTTGAAGAAACCACAAGTGAGCGGCCACTATACAAACCAAGCAATGGATATAGTGTATTAATTGAATTCCATGCTGAATATCCCATTACGGAAAACTGGGTATTTATGGGTGGTGTGCTATCAACTAAGTTTTCAAGTTCGATTGATGAGAGCCCAATTATTTCTCAAAGTTATCAACACAAAGCCAAGGTAGGCGTTCGATATGTATTCTAG
- a CDS encoding serine hydrolase: MQYIFALFVVSISFLSQANSQKWDGFTESYIKHLKKSLNKKTIPGAALSIVKPNSPSIALGIGVTKLKNGQPITENTRFRLASISKTFAGSLAAKLAAQGAFSLNDPVDKYLQGVHFSNFDESLKIYHLLSHSSGLVPNAYDNLIESRMKYPDIVNKLTDIEPLCTPGRCYGYQNVMFSLIGDIAEQSTGLSYNNWLKKFLFKPLKMINASVGYHAMLVDEDYAHPHVRGRKRWYTAKLKKNYYKVEPAAGVNASASDMVQWLKAQLGNYPNVLNDKVLSLQVTNYTKTKKELKRRIWRKNLKEAHYGLGWRIYDYAGETLYYHSGWVQGYRADIVVLPRLNIGFSLMLNAETGLINELTTEFIDRVLVEYKDKDIV, translated from the coding sequence ATGCAGTATATTTTTGCATTGTTTGTTGTTTCAATTAGTTTTTTATCGCAAGCCAATTCACAAAAGTGGGATGGATTTACAGAGTCTTATATAAAGCATTTAAAAAAGTCACTCAATAAAAAAACAATTCCAGGTGCTGCATTATCGATTGTTAAACCAAATTCACCATCAATCGCATTAGGTATCGGTGTTACAAAATTAAAAAATGGACAACCGATCACTGAAAACACACGCTTTAGACTCGCTTCTATTTCAAAAACATTTGCAGGCTCTTTGGCAGCTAAACTTGCCGCACAAGGGGCATTTTCACTCAATGATCCGGTTGATAAATATTTACAAGGTGTGCACTTTTCAAATTTTGATGAATCATTAAAAATTTATCATTTATTAAGCCATTCAAGCGGGTTAGTCCCTAATGCCTATGACAATTTAATTGAATCGAGAATGAAATACCCAGATATCGTTAATAAATTAACTGATATTGAACCTTTGTGTACTCCAGGGCGATGTTATGGCTATCAAAATGTGATGTTTAGCTTAATAGGTGATATTGCAGAGCAAAGTACGGGGTTGAGCTATAACAATTGGCTAAAGAAGTTTTTATTTAAACCGCTAAAAATGATAAATGCCAGTGTTGGCTATCATGCAATGTTAGTCGATGAAGATTATGCACATCCTCATGTTCGCGGCCGTAAAAGATGGTACACCGCCAAACTTAAAAAAAATTATTATAAAGTGGAACCTGCAGCAGGTGTTAATGCAAGTGCGTCTGATATGGTTCAGTGGCTAAAAGCACAACTAGGAAATTACCCTAATGTATTAAATGACAAGGTTTTGTCGCTGCAAGTAACTAACTATACGAAAACAAAGAAAGAATTAAAGCGACGAATTTGGCGAAAAAACTTAAAAGAAGCGCATTATGGTTTAGGTTGGCGAATATATGATTATGCAGGTGAAACTTTGTATTATCATAGTGGCTGGGTTCAAGGTTATCGCGCTGATATAGTAGTACTACCTAGATTAAATATTGGTTTTAGCTTAATGTTAAATGCTGAAACAGGTTTAATTAATGAACTTACAACAGAGTTTATAGATCGCGTATTAGTAGAATATAAAGATAAGGACATAGTATGA
- a CDS encoding histidine phosphatase family protein: MKLILIALCFTSLSAIAAPDKIFLLRHAEKLQGNNPSLTSEGQHRAKWVASFLSEFKPNKLFSTDYNRTKETLAPLAEKTKMNVVIYNPRELNAFADKIKKLNGTIVIAGHSNTTPKLAGLIDGKQYIQFDEKQFERYFEINLVGKEYITVIKEMGINTHK; the protein is encoded by the coding sequence ATGAAGTTAATTTTAATTGCTTTATGTTTTACAAGCTTAAGTGCTATAGCTGCACCGGATAAAATATTTTTATTGAGGCATGCTGAAAAGTTGCAGGGAAATAACCCAAGCTTAACTAGTGAAGGTCAACACAGGGCTAAATGGGTTGCTAGTTTTTTGAGCGAATTTAAACCAAACAAACTGTTCAGCACAGATTATAATCGCACAAAAGAAACATTAGCGCCTTTGGCAGAAAAAACCAAAATGAATGTGGTTATTTATAATCCAAGAGAGCTTAATGCTTTTGCTGATAAAATAAAAAAATTAAATGGCACGATTGTGATCGCAGGGCATAGCAATACGACACCTAAATTAGCAGGTCTGATTGATGGCAAACAATATATACAATTTGATGAAAAGCAATTTGAACGGTATTTTGAAATAAACTTGGTTGGTAAAGAATATATCACAGTGATAAAGGAGATGGGTATTAATACTCACAAATAA
- the yhbY gene encoding ribosome assembly RNA-binding protein YhbY, with the protein MKLSNKQKQFLKGEAHSLKPVVLLGSNGLTEGVIVEIQSALEIHELIKVKVPTDDRETKKLIFDAIVRETGAEKLQTIGHTVVLYLQSVEKKIQLPRK; encoded by the coding sequence ATGAAATTATCAAACAAGCAAAAGCAATTTTTAAAAGGCGAAGCACATAGCCTTAAGCCCGTAGTTTTACTAGGTTCTAACGGCCTAACAGAGGGTGTAATTGTTGAAATTCAAAGTGCTCTTGAAATACACGAATTAATTAAAGTAAAAGTTCCGACAGATGATCGCGAAACTAAAAAACTTATTTTTGATGCCATTGTTCGTGAAACTGGCGCTGAAAAATTACAAACAATTGGTCACACAGTTGTTTTATATCTACAAAGTGTAGAGAAAAAGATTCAATTACCTCGTAAGTAA
- the rlmE gene encoding 23S rRNA (uridine(2552)-2'-O)-methyltransferase RlmE: protein MTNKKQSASSQRWMKEHFDDHYVNEAKKRGFRSRAVFKLEELQQKDKLIKKGATVVDLGAAPGGWSQYCVEHAGMEGTVIACDILAMDPIAGVDFLQGDFREEGVLNALLNRIDGKNVDLVLSDMAPNFSGNLSVDQSGSMYLVELALDMCHQVLKKNGGFAVKVFQGAGFEQFVKDVRASFKTVKIRKPDSSRARSREVYIVATGYKL from the coding sequence ATGACAAATAAGAAGCAGTCAGCTAGTTCGCAACGCTGGATGAAAGAGCATTTTGATGACCATTACGTGAATGAAGCCAAAAAAAGAGGTTTCAGATCTCGTGCTGTATTTAAGCTTGAAGAGCTACAGCAAAAAGATAAACTTATCAAAAAGGGCGCAACTGTTGTCGATTTAGGTGCGGCTCCAGGTGGTTGGTCGCAATATTGTGTTGAACATGCTGGTATGGAAGGGACTGTCATAGCATGTGATATTCTCGCGATGGATCCTATTGCGGGTGTTGACTTCTTGCAAGGCGACTTCAGAGAAGAGGGCGTATTAAATGCGCTACTTAATCGAATTGACGGTAAAAATGTAGATTTAGTGCTGTCTGATATGGCACCAAATTTTAGTGGCAATTTATCTGTAGATCAATCTGGCAGTATGTATCTGGTTGAACTAGCTTTGGATATGTGTCATCAAGTTTTGAAAAAAAATGGAGGTTTTGCAGTTAAAGTATTCCAAGGCGCAGGCTTTGAACAATTTGTAAAAGATGTAAGAGCAAGCTTTAAAACGGTCAAAATTAGAAAGCCTGATTCGTCAAGAGCACGTTCAAGAGAAGTATATATAGTAGCTACGGGCTACAAACTGTAG
- the ftsH gene encoding ATP-dependent zinc metalloprotease FtsH, whose protein sequence is MAKNLILWLVIAVVLMSVFQSFNPGGSSDRQMSYSQFVSDVRTKAVREVQVDRTQGIITGIKGNGERFETVVPMHDEDLLNDLLKNGVNVQGKLPEEQSFLASIFISWFPMLLLIGVWIFFMRQMQGGGGKGAMSFGKSKARLMSEDQIKVTFKDVAGCDEAKEDVTEMVDFLRDPGKYQKLGGNIPKGVLMVGPPGTGKTLLAKAVAGEAKVPFFAISGSDFVEMFVGVGASRVRDMFEQAKKAAPCIIFIDEIDAVGRKRGAGMGGGNDEREQTLNQMLVEMDGFEGNEGIIVIAATNRPDVLDPALLRPGRFDRQVTVGLPDIRGREQIVKVHMRKVPLGDDVKAEVIARGTPGFSGADLANLVNEAALFAARNNKRVVNMAEFDAAKDKIMMGSERKSMVMSEEEKEMTAYHEAGHAIVGRLVPDHDPVYKVSIIPRGRALGVTMYLPEKDRVSHSKQLLESMISSLYGGRIAEDIIYGTAKVSTGASNDIERATDIARKMVTQWGFSEKLGPLLYTREETEATYGSPANSMSADTAQLIDAEVRDFSDRNYQRAEQILKDNIDILHAMKDCLMKYETIDAGQIDDLMARKPVREPRDLHDQNLPSGEDKKSETSEKPEIKEEPDKKDESKLDDADNKSVE, encoded by the coding sequence ATGGCAAAAAATCTAATACTTTGGTTAGTCATCGCCGTTGTTTTAATGTCGGTGTTTCAAAGCTTCAATCCTGGTGGTTCTTCAGACCGTCAAATGAGCTATTCTCAATTCGTATCTGACGTGCGTACTAAGGCTGTACGTGAAGTTCAGGTAGATCGTACTCAAGGCATCATCACCGGCATAAAAGGTAATGGTGAACGCTTTGAAACAGTTGTTCCTATGCATGATGAGGACTTACTGAACGATTTATTGAAAAACGGTGTAAATGTACAAGGAAAACTTCCTGAGGAGCAATCTTTCTTAGCAAGTATCTTCATCTCATGGTTCCCTATGTTACTGCTAATTGGTGTATGGATATTCTTCATGCGACAAATGCAAGGCGGTGGTGGTAAAGGCGCGATGTCATTTGGTAAAAGTAAAGCTCGCCTAATGAGTGAAGACCAAATCAAAGTGACCTTTAAAGATGTTGCAGGCTGTGATGAAGCGAAAGAAGACGTAACCGAAATGGTTGATTTCTTACGTGATCCTGGAAAATATCAAAAGCTTGGTGGTAATATTCCTAAAGGCGTACTTATGGTAGGCCCTCCTGGAACGGGTAAAACGCTATTAGCTAAAGCCGTTGCAGGTGAAGCAAAAGTACCATTTTTTGCAATCTCAGGTTCTGACTTCGTAGAAATGTTTGTTGGTGTTGGTGCTTCACGTGTTCGTGATATGTTCGAACAAGCTAAAAAAGCTGCGCCTTGTATCATATTTATCGATGAAATCGATGCTGTAGGCCGTAAACGTGGCGCAGGCATGGGTGGCGGTAATGATGAACGTGAGCAAACACTCAATCAGATGTTAGTAGAAATGGACGGCTTTGAAGGTAATGAAGGCATTATCGTTATTGCTGCAACTAACCGTCCAGATGTTTTAGATCCCGCTTTATTGCGCCCTGGTCGTTTTGACCGTCAAGTAACTGTTGGTTTACCTGATATTCGTGGTCGTGAGCAGATTGTTAAAGTTCATATGCGTAAAGTGCCATTAGGTGATGACGTAAAAGCTGAAGTGATTGCCCGTGGTACACCTGGTTTCTCTGGTGCTGATTTAGCTAACTTAGTAAATGAAGCTGCATTATTTGCTGCACGTAATAATAAACGTGTTGTTAATATGGCTGAATTTGACGCTGCTAAAGATAAAATAATGATGGGCTCAGAACGTAAGTCTATGGTTATGAGCGAAGAAGAAAAAGAAATGACTGCTTATCATGAAGCAGGTCATGCAATAGTAGGTCGTTTAGTACCAGATCATGATCCTGTGTATAAAGTATCTATTATTCCACGTGGTCGTGCTTTAGGTGTGACTATGTACTTACCAGAAAAAGACAGAGTAAGTCATTCTAAGCAATTATTAGAATCGATGATCTCAAGCCTTTATGGTGGTCGTATTGCTGAAGATATTATTTATGGTACTGCAAAAGTATCAACTGGTGCATCAAATGATATCGAACGCGCAACAGATATTGCCCGTAAAATGGTTACACAATGGGGTTTTAGTGAAAAACTTGGTCCATTGCTTTATACAAGAGAAGAAACAGAAGCAACATACGGTTCACCAGCAAATAGTATGTCAGCTGATACAGCTCAACTAATTGATGCTGAAGTACGAGATTTCTCTGACCGTAATTATCAACGTGCAGAGCAAATATTAAAAGATAATATTGATATTTTGCATGCTATGAAAGATTGTCTTATGAAATACGAGACAATTGATGCAGGTCAAATTGATGACTTGATGGCTCGAAAGCCAGTAAGAGAACCAAGAGACTTACATGACCAAAATCTGCCGTCGGGTGAAGATAAAAAATCTGAAACCTCAGAAAAACCTGAAATAAAGGAAGAACCTGATAAAAAAGATGAATCTAAGCTTGATGATGCAGACAATAAATCTGTAGAATAA
- the folP gene encoding dihydropteroate synthase: protein MSILKLPRGRELDLSRPHIMAVLNVTPDSFSDGGSHTSYDSAVNKALELLDNGASIIDIGGESTRPGAPDVTLEDELNRVIPVIKALREQSDCVISIDTSKAIVMKKAVEAGADIINDVRALQEPNALKTAAGLNVPICLMHMQGQPRTMQNSPQYDNLISDINDFFAQRVDACEKLGIDKKQIILDPGFGFGKTLAHNYEILNKIDAFKRLGCEVLAGLSRKSMIGNLLNRDTNERLAGSLAGALIAAQKGAKIIRVHDVAQTSDVLTVWQACEKGLDNKGNLNVG from the coding sequence ATGTCTATTTTAAAACTACCCAGAGGCCGAGAGCTCGATCTTAGCCGGCCGCATATAATGGCGGTTCTAAATGTTACTCCAGATTCTTTCTCCGATGGTGGCAGCCATACAAGTTATGATAGCGCTGTCAATAAAGCCCTTGAGCTACTCGATAATGGTGCAAGTATTATTGATATTGGTGGTGAGTCAACACGTCCGGGCGCACCTGATGTTACTTTAGAAGATGAATTAAATCGTGTGATCCCGGTCATAAAAGCCCTCAGAGAACAATCTGATTGTGTTATTTCCATTGATACCAGTAAAGCAATTGTGATGAAAAAGGCTGTTGAAGCCGGTGCTGATATCATTAATGATGTTAGGGCACTGCAAGAGCCAAATGCGCTGAAAACTGCGGCAGGGTTAAATGTGCCAATATGTTTAATGCACATGCAAGGGCAACCTCGCACAATGCAAAATTCGCCTCAGTATGACAATTTAATATCAGATATAAATGACTTTTTTGCACAAAGAGTTGATGCATGTGAAAAGTTAGGAATAGATAAAAAACAAATTATATTAGATCCGGGTTTTGGTTTTGGCAAAACTTTGGCGCATAACTACGAAATTTTAAATAAAATTGACGCCTTTAAAAGATTGGGCTGCGAAGTATTAGCTGGGCTATCTCGTAAGTCGATGATCGGGAATTTATTAAATAGAGATACCAATGAGCGACTAGCAGGCTCTTTAGCGGGTGCATTAATCGCAGCACAAAAAGGTGCAAAAATAATTAGAGTGCATGATGTTGCTCAAACATCTGATGTATTAACAGTATGGCAAGCATGTGAAAAAGGCTTAGATAATAAAGGAAATTTGAATGTCGGATAG